From one Synechocystis sp. PCC 6803 substr. PCC-P genomic stretch:
- the htpG gene encoding molecular chaperone HtpG, with the protein MAVLEKGNITIHTENIFPIIKKSLYTDHEIFLRELISNAVDAISKRKMAAFASDGSGEVPDPQITLVVDKVNKTLSITDNGIGMTADEVKKYINQVAFSSAEEFIEKFQKSANDLIGHFGLGFYSAFMVSQKVEIDTLSYQEGAQAVHWSCDGSPEFELTDSDRQQVGTTVTLTLLDDEQEYLETGRIRQLVKTYSDFMAVPIRFEGETLNKQRAIWKESPQNLTKEDYLEFYRYLYPFQEDPLLWVHLNTDYPFLLNGILYFPKLRPDVDVSKGQIKLFCNQVFVSDHCEEVIPEFLMPLRGVIDSPDIPLNVSRSALTNHRTVRRIADYIAKKVGDRLKSLYDENPAEYLKCWEDIGTFVKFGSLREDKFKQQVEDLLLYRTTYKATAESTEPKVEVLTEDGDAWAETNQSDGVNPYEKEGYTSLKRYLERNKERHENRVFYCTDQATQATYVELYKNQGIEVLFMDSFIDTNYFIPFLEKEYSDVKFSRVDSELDQSLIEEDKASDIVDPATNKSRSEQIKEIFEKALNNPNINIKTQSLKSDDPQSTPPAMVLLPEAMRRLQEMTAMMQQQAMAFPEQHVLAINTNHPLIKNILSLSQGGIVTGSGESPSAELAKSLCQHVYDLALMAQKGFDAEGMKGFIERSNAVLTRLTKQ; encoded by the coding sequence ATGGCAGTACTCGAAAAAGGCAATATCACAATCCATACCGAGAATATTTTCCCGATTATTAAAAAGTCTCTCTACACTGACCATGAAATCTTTTTAAGGGAATTAATTTCCAACGCCGTTGATGCCATTAGTAAACGGAAAATGGCTGCTTTTGCCAGCGACGGCTCTGGAGAAGTGCCCGATCCCCAAATTACACTGGTAGTGGATAAGGTGAATAAAACCCTTTCTATTACCGATAACGGCATTGGCATGACCGCCGATGAAGTGAAAAAGTACATCAACCAAGTGGCTTTCTCCAGTGCGGAGGAGTTCATTGAAAAGTTCCAAAAGTCTGCCAATGATTTGATTGGTCACTTTGGTTTGGGTTTCTATTCCGCTTTCATGGTGTCCCAAAAAGTGGAAATTGACACCCTTTCTTACCAAGAGGGGGCCCAGGCGGTGCATTGGAGTTGCGACGGTTCACCGGAATTTGAACTGACGGATTCCGATCGTCAGCAGGTAGGAACCACAGTCACCCTAACTTTGCTGGACGATGAACAGGAATATTTGGAGACTGGTCGCATCCGGCAATTGGTGAAAACCTATTCTGACTTTATGGCAGTGCCCATCCGCTTTGAAGGGGAAACGCTAAATAAACAGCGGGCCATCTGGAAGGAATCACCCCAAAATTTAACCAAAGAAGATTACCTGGAGTTTTACCGCTATCTTTACCCTTTCCAGGAAGATCCCCTGTTGTGGGTGCATTTAAACACCGATTATCCCTTCTTGCTCAATGGTATTCTCTATTTTCCCAAATTACGCCCCGATGTGGATGTGTCCAAAGGGCAAATTAAACTTTTCTGCAATCAAGTTTTTGTCAGTGACCATTGCGAAGAAGTCATTCCCGAATTTTTGATGCCGCTCCGGGGGGTAATTGATAGTCCCGATATTCCCCTCAACGTTTCCCGCAGTGCCCTCACTAATCACCGCACTGTGCGTCGCATTGCTGATTACATTGCCAAAAAAGTTGGCGATCGCCTTAAATCTTTGTACGACGAAAATCCGGCAGAATATCTCAAATGTTGGGAAGACATTGGTACCTTTGTCAAATTTGGTTCCCTGCGGGAAGATAAATTCAAACAACAAGTAGAAGATTTATTGCTCTACCGCACCACCTATAAAGCCACAGCAGAAAGTACGGAACCAAAGGTAGAAGTTCTGACCGAAGATGGTGATGCCTGGGCTGAAACTAACCAGAGTGACGGGGTTAATCCCTACGAAAAAGAAGGTTACACCAGCCTGAAACGTTATTTGGAACGCAATAAAGAACGCCACGAAAATCGAGTTTTTTACTGCACCGATCAAGCTACCCAAGCCACCTATGTGGAACTGTATAAAAACCAGGGTATTGAGGTCCTATTTATGGATTCTTTCATTGACACTAATTACTTCATTCCTTTCCTAGAAAAAGAATACAGTGACGTCAAATTTTCCCGGGTAGATTCAGAACTGGATCAAAGTTTGATTGAAGAGGATAAAGCCAGCGACATTGTGGACCCCGCCACCAACAAATCCCGCAGTGAGCAAATCAAAGAAATCTTTGAAAAGGCCCTCAATAATCCCAACATCAACATCAAAACCCAATCATTAAAATCCGACGATCCCCAATCTACCCCTCCAGCCATGGTACTTCTACCGGAAGCCATGCGACGCCTCCAGGAAATGACTGCCATGATGCAACAGCAGGCGATGGCTTTCCCGGAACAACATGTGTTAGCCATTAACACCAACCACCCCCTAATTAAAAACATTCTTTCCCTCAGCCAAGGCGGTATTGTCACTGGCAGTGGGGAATCTCCCTCAGCAGAATTAGCAAAATCCCTTTGTCAACATGTTTATGACTTGGCATTGATGGCCCAAAAAGGTTTTGATGCGGAGGGCATGAAAGGTTTCATTGAACGCTCTAATGCGGTATTAACCCGTTTGACCAAACAGTAA
- a CDS encoding efflux RND transporter permease subunit: MQSPRAPRWNLSHWAIDHPRFTIGFWLAIAVAGLLTFSSLKYALFPEVSFPVVIVQSSGAGLDLAQTEQKLTIPLEEKLVTIADADVQSSTYPGQTVASVIFLMGQSLEQATTAVEQSLQGVTLPAGSEITVAPYNLNESVAVTYAVASETLSLEEMAAPLQQELMPQLQNIAGVLRVDLLGDANFRSPGVKALAQQTINPPTLTRHNGQDVLAVQVVKTAQANTLEVVDRVEQLIVEQAPKFPQLKFIEAETTAGYIREATQATIEALLGAIVLAVLIIYPFLRSGWATLISAIAIPLSLLGTFIVMAALDFNLETLTLLALALIIGIVVDDAIVDVENIARHVEAGEPPKRAAKIGTEEIGLTVSATTFSIVVVFLPIALLGGTLGEFFFPFAVTVSAAVIVSLLVARTLSPVLTVLWLRTQTPRPQSWFSRGLDALGNGYQRVLAWSLGHRWWIVALALVSLMAGLAIIPLIPQGFVPTLDRGEFNVIFQSAPPKIAGALSTPPRGNNNDTSAGGAFGWIDQLATNPEAVLLRRGRRVAEELEPPILADPAVTETFTVVGIQGNPLQGKIYVKLDSDREVTTQTVQTEVREALPEIPRVTTRVENILFVQTGDDTPLKLALLGNDLDLLQTTGKALEEKVMALPGLTQISLTGAEPDSTGILRLRGQRAVYLSASLLPNYALGDLTQQVTAIAEGLLPPGVELSVQGESARVGSVFREFALAFLLSLLGMAAIFLGLFRRLLEPMVVLLSLPLSIVGAMVGLLVTQSEFGMISLIGLIFLLGLLDKNAILLIDYANQLRHRGLSRQEALLQTGHIRLRPILMTTSSTILGMLPLALGWGAGAELRQPMAIAIIGGLFTSSVLSLVVVPVLYSLLDDVWGQKPRPEKT; this comes from the coding sequence ATGCAGTCCCCCCGTGCTCCCCGCTGGAATCTTTCCCATTGGGCCATTGACCATCCCCGTTTTACCATCGGTTTTTGGTTGGCGATCGCCGTGGCGGGGCTATTGACTTTTAGTTCCCTCAAATATGCCCTCTTTCCGGAAGTGAGCTTTCCGGTGGTGATTGTCCAGAGCAGTGGTGCGGGGTTGGATTTGGCCCAAACGGAGCAGAAGTTAACCATTCCCCTGGAAGAAAAACTAGTTACCATTGCCGATGCGGACGTGCAATCTTCCACCTACCCGGGGCAAACGGTGGCATCGGTGATTTTTTTAATGGGCCAATCCCTGGAACAGGCCACCACGGCGGTGGAACAATCTTTACAGGGAGTAACTCTACCAGCGGGCAGCGAAATTACCGTTGCTCCCTACAACTTGAACGAATCAGTGGCGGTGACCTATGCGGTGGCGTCCGAGACGTTATCCCTAGAGGAAATGGCGGCACCGTTGCAACAAGAATTAATGCCCCAGCTCCAAAACATTGCAGGGGTACTGCGGGTGGATTTACTGGGGGATGCTAACTTTCGATCGCCAGGGGTCAAGGCGTTGGCCCAACAAACCATCAATCCCCCCACCTTGACTCGTCATAACGGCCAGGATGTGTTGGCGGTGCAGGTGGTCAAAACAGCCCAGGCCAATACCCTGGAAGTGGTGGACCGGGTGGAGCAGTTAATTGTGGAGCAAGCCCCAAAATTTCCCCAGTTAAAATTCATTGAAGCAGAAACCACAGCGGGTTATATCCGGGAAGCAACCCAGGCCACCATTGAAGCCCTGTTGGGAGCGATCGTCTTGGCGGTGTTGATTATTTACCCCTTTCTCCGTAGCGGTTGGGCCACCCTAATCTCGGCGATCGCCATTCCCCTTTCCTTGCTGGGCACTTTCATCGTGATGGCGGCGTTGGATTTTAACCTAGAAACCCTGACCCTGTTGGCTCTAGCGTTAATTATTGGCATTGTAGTGGACGATGCCATTGTGGATGTGGAAAACATTGCCCGCCACGTTGAAGCAGGGGAACCTCCCAAACGGGCCGCCAAAATTGGCACTGAGGAAATTGGCCTAACTGTGTCTGCCACCACTTTTTCCATTGTGGTGGTGTTTCTACCCATTGCCCTGTTGGGGGGAACTTTAGGGGAATTTTTCTTCCCCTTTGCGGTCACCGTATCTGCGGCTGTGATCGTTTCCCTGCTGGTGGCCCGTACCCTATCTCCCGTGTTGACAGTGTTGTGGCTACGAACCCAAACTCCCCGGCCCCAGTCCTGGTTCAGTCGTGGTTTAGATGCCCTCGGCAATGGTTATCAACGGGTTCTAGCTTGGTCTTTGGGACACCGTTGGTGGATTGTGGCCCTGGCCCTAGTCAGTTTAATGGCAGGCTTAGCCATTATTCCCCTCATTCCCCAGGGATTTGTTCCCACCCTGGACCGGGGGGAATTTAACGTTATTTTTCAATCCGCTCCCCCCAAAATTGCTGGGGCATTGTCTACTCCCCCCAGGGGTAATAACAACGACACAAGCGCTGGTGGAGCCTTTGGCTGGATTGATCAACTGGCCACTAATCCGGAAGCAGTGCTATTACGACGGGGACGACGGGTGGCGGAAGAGTTGGAACCCCCAATTTTGGCCGATCCTGCCGTGACGGAAACGTTTACTGTGGTGGGCATCCAGGGCAATCCCCTCCAAGGCAAGATCTATGTCAAACTGGACTCAGACCGCGAGGTGACTACCCAAACAGTGCAAACGGAAGTGCGGGAAGCTCTGCCGGAAATTCCCCGGGTAACCACCAGGGTGGAAAATATCCTCTTTGTGCAAACGGGGGACGATACGCCCCTCAAGTTAGCTTTGTTGGGCAATGATTTAGACCTGTTACAAACCACGGGTAAAGCTCTGGAGGAAAAGGTGATGGCTTTGCCCGGTTTAACCCAAATCAGCCTCACTGGGGCCGAACCTGACAGCACAGGGATTTTACGTTTGCGGGGACAGAGAGCCGTCTATCTCAGTGCTTCTTTACTACCTAATTACGCCCTTGGGGATCTCACCCAACAGGTAACGGCGATCGCCGAGGGGTTATTGCCCCCAGGGGTAGAACTGAGTGTGCAGGGTGAATCGGCCCGGGTCGGATCAGTATTTCGAGAATTTGCCCTCGCCTTTTTACTTTCCTTGTTGGGCATGGCGGCCATTTTTCTGGGGCTATTCCGCCGTTTACTGGAACCCATGGTGGTGTTACTTTCCTTACCCCTATCCATTGTCGGGGCGATGGTGGGACTGCTGGTCACCCAGAGCGAATTTGGCATGATTTCCCTGATTGGCCTAATTTTTCTCCTGGGCCTATTGGACAAAAACGCCATTCTCCTGATTGACTATGCTAACCAACTGCGCCATCGGGGTTTATCCCGCCAGGAAGCCCTATTGCAAACCGGCCATATCCGTCTGCGCCCCATTTTGATGACCACCAGTTCCACTATTTTGGGTATGCTCCCCCTAGCTCTGGGATGGGGGGCCGGGGCGGAACTCAGGCAACCCATGGCGATCGCCATCATTGGGGGTCTATTCACTTCCTCCGTACTTAGTCTGGTGGTGGTGCCAGTTTTATATAGTTTGCTGGACGATGTTTGGGGGCAGAAGCCCAGGCCGGAAAAAACCTGA
- the truB gene encoding tRNA pseudouridine(55) synthase TruB → MFGFLNLHKPLHLTSHDCVAKVRRLLRQKRVGHGGTLDPLAEGVLPLAVGSATRLLPYLPGAKQYQALIRFGVRTDSDDLAGEVLESKNVSYLTLAAVEQILPTFLGEIEQIPPQYSAIQVNGKRLYELARAGIPQAVPSRMVTINDLKILGWRSGNQPELDLQVTCGEGTYIRALARDLGDRLGTGATLAGLVRQQSGGMALDNSVGLTALEKIVAEEEHIPLIPPQEALSHLPTVQLNSELEKRWFHGQRLLLPDLPVGVVLITSELGPVKCLGVALVTPEDHGTVLRPKVVLN, encoded by the coding sequence ATGTTTGGTTTCCTCAATCTCCATAAACCTCTGCACCTCACTTCCCATGATTGTGTGGCCAAGGTGCGTCGTCTATTAAGGCAAAAACGGGTGGGGCACGGAGGCACCCTAGATCCTTTGGCGGAGGGAGTATTGCCCCTGGCGGTGGGGTCGGCTACCCGTTTACTGCCCTACTTACCTGGGGCAAAGCAATATCAAGCCCTTATTCGCTTTGGGGTACGTACCGACAGCGATGACCTAGCTGGGGAGGTATTAGAGAGTAAAAATGTTAGTTATTTAACCCTTGCCGCCGTTGAACAGATTTTACCGACTTTTTTGGGGGAAATTGAGCAAATTCCCCCTCAATACAGCGCTATTCAGGTTAATGGTAAGCGTTTGTATGAATTGGCCAGGGCTGGCATTCCCCAAGCAGTGCCCAGTCGCATGGTGACTATTAATGATTTGAAAATACTCGGTTGGCGATCGGGGAATCAGCCGGAATTAGATTTACAAGTTACCTGTGGGGAAGGAACCTACATTCGAGCCTTAGCCAGGGACCTTGGCGATCGCCTGGGAACAGGGGCAACGTTGGCGGGCTTGGTACGGCAACAGAGTGGGGGCATGGCCCTGGATAATAGCGTTGGTTTAACCGCCCTGGAAAAAATCGTGGCGGAGGAGGAGCATATTCCTCTCATTCCTCCCCAGGAAGCGTTAAGCCATTTACCCACAGTTCAACTGAATAGCGAATTGGAAAAAAGGTGGTTCCACGGCCAAAGATTGCTCTTGCCAGATCTACCCGTGGGAGTGGTACTAATCACATCGGAGCTAGGCCCAGTAAAATGCTTGGGCGTTGCCCTGGTGACTCCAGAAGACCATGGCACGGTGTTACGGCCAAAAGTTGTGCTGAATTAA
- a CDS encoding IS630-like element ISTcSa family transposase, producing the protein MAYSLDLRQRVVAYIEAGGKITEASKIYKIGKASIYRWLNRVDLSPTKVERRHRKLDWEALKKDVEENPDARLIDRAKKFGVRPSAVYYALKKMKINRKKKELRYRERNREERVKYYRMLRELIKLYGSQAIVYIDESGFEAIQACIYAWSKKGKKVYGDRQGKRGVRENLVAGRRKGKKDLIAPMVFTGSLNAEGFEGWLKLYLLPSLDIPSILIMDNAPIHRKTAIKELAKEAGHEVLFLPKYSPDLNDIEHDFSALKRARMYAPIDTSLDEIIRSYCGV; encoded by the coding sequence ATGGCTTACAGTTTAGATTTAAGGCAAAGGGTAGTAGCTTATATAGAAGCTGGAGGAAAAATAACTGAGGCTTCCAAGATATATAAAATAGGAAAAGCCTCGATATACAGATGGTTAAATAGAGTAGATTTAAGCCCAACAAAAGTAGAGCGTCGCCATAGGAAATTAGACTGGGAAGCTCTAAAAAAAGACGTAGAAGAAAATCCCGATGCAAGATTGATAGACAGAGCCAAGAAATTTGGAGTGAGGCCGAGTGCCGTATATTACGCATTAAAGAAAATGAAAATAAACAGAAAAAAAAAAGAACTACGTTATCGAGAAAGAAACCGGGAGGAACGAGTTAAGTACTATAGAATGTTAAGAGAACTAATTAAGCTCTATGGTAGTCAAGCTATAGTTTACATAGATGAATCTGGATTCGAAGCAATCCAGGCTTGTATTTATGCCTGGTCAAAAAAAGGAAAAAAAGTTTATGGAGATAGACAAGGAAAAAGGGGAGTCAGAGAAAATCTAGTAGCAGGGAGAAGAAAAGGAAAAAAAGATTTGATTGCGCCGATGGTTTTTACCGGGAGTTTGAATGCAGAAGGCTTTGAAGGATGGTTAAAATTATATTTGCTACCCTCCCTCGACATTCCATCAATATTAATAATGGATAATGCTCCTATTCATCGTAAAACTGCCATTAAAGAATTGGCTAAAGAAGCAGGTCATGAAGTTCTTTTTTTGCCGAAATATTCTCCTGATTTAAATGATATTGAGCATGACTTTAGTGCCTTGAAACGAGCTAGAATGTACGCTCCTATTGACACGTCTCTTGATGAAATTATCCGTTCTTACTGTGGCGTTTAG
- a CDS encoding phasin family protein: protein MKTTLFSVRIIMLRDLVQKAVYLGVGIASYAAETANSNIKELGNHAQKLVDTLVERGEMNAEEARRYVDELIREAQGEAIAHGEGENKQPRRIEIITDEEEANPDPLAQKTPAQSQTEDVEALRRQVAALQAELQRLNRQP from the coding sequence ATGAAGACAACGTTGTTTTCGGTAAGAATTATTATGTTGCGGGACTTAGTGCAAAAAGCAGTCTATTTAGGGGTTGGCATTGCTTCCTATGCCGCCGAAACAGCCAATAGCAATATCAAAGAATTGGGTAACCATGCCCAGAAGTTAGTGGATACCCTGGTGGAAAGGGGGGAAATGAATGCGGAAGAAGCCCGTCGCTATGTGGATGAATTAATTAGAGAGGCCCAAGGGGAGGCGATCGCCCATGGGGAAGGGGAAAATAAACAGCCCCGGCGCATTGAAATCATCACCGATGAAGAGGAAGCCAACCCCGATCCCCTCGCCCAAAAAACTCCTGCCCAGTCCCAAACGGAGGACGTGGAAGCCCTACGACGACAGGTGGCGGCCCTCCAGGCAGAATTGCAACGTTTGAACCGTCAACCCTAA
- a CDS encoding SRPBCC family protein, translating to MIFEQGIEIKASATVVEQCFTDLDLMHLWLNPALRCEPIGQWSTAIGGRSRFTIQIPLLKPSLKSVVVERSPGLVVWQFKGFFQGQDRWECRPLEEGTYLLNRFEFTVPNPVVQWGFQMFAARWTSADMQAQLRRLKQVAEREYINSGLHS from the coding sequence GTGATCTTTGAGCAAGGCATTGAAATTAAGGCCAGTGCCACAGTGGTAGAACAGTGTTTCACTGATTTGGATCTGATGCACCTTTGGCTCAACCCGGCCCTGCGTTGTGAACCCATCGGTCAATGGTCCACGGCGATCGGTGGCCGGAGTCGTTTTACTATCCAAATTCCCCTGCTCAAACCCAGCCTGAAAAGCGTCGTGGTGGAGAGATCGCCAGGGTTAGTGGTGTGGCAATTCAAAGGATTTTTCCAAGGGCAAGACCGTTGGGAATGTCGCCCCCTAGAAGAAGGTACCTATTTACTGAATAGATTCGAGTTCACTGTGCCCAACCCCGTTGTGCAATGGGGCTTTCAAATGTTTGCGGCCCGTTGGACCAGTGCGGACATGCAAGCTCAACTGCGACGGTTAAAACAGGTGGCGGAAAGGGAATATATCAACAGCGGCCTACATAGTTAA
- a CDS encoding HAD family hydrolase, producing MANEKIIVFDLDGVLIDSEEANYQAFAYGIEQLGLPRPDRQTVVSLVGLKASLMLEKLGCPRQEVERIFKDFVQPFYIENLPQLAAPMPNAVTVLTTLKQRDYRILACTSGDRRTQTAALQGVGLWSAIETMLAADDSPFAKPDPRYLQQLLAPYDYQTLLHVEDAEVGIRMGQACGAVSIFAEYGYGSLPADLPVDHRLSQLADILAIAL from the coding sequence ATGGCTAACGAAAAAATTATTGTTTTTGACCTCGATGGAGTATTAATCGACTCCGAAGAAGCTAACTACCAAGCCTTTGCCTATGGCATTGAACAGTTAGGCTTACCTAGGCCCGATCGCCAAACGGTGGTTTCCCTAGTGGGACTGAAAGCTTCCCTCATGCTAGAAAAATTAGGCTGCCCTAGGCAAGAAGTAGAACGTATTTTTAAAGATTTTGTCCAACCTTTTTACATCGAAAATCTCCCCCAACTGGCGGCCCCCATGCCCAACGCGGTAACGGTTTTAACTACTTTAAAGCAACGGGATTACCGCATTCTAGCCTGCACTTCCGGCGATCGCCGTACCCAAACAGCGGCCTTGCAAGGAGTGGGTTTATGGTCGGCCATTGAAACCATGCTGGCGGCGGATGATTCCCCATTTGCCAAGCCCGATCCCCGTTACCTACAACAATTGCTCGCTCCCTACGATTACCAAACCCTGTTGCACGTAGAAGATGCAGAAGTGGGCATTCGCATGGGACAAGCCTGCGGCGCAGTGAGTATTTTTGCTGAGTATGGCTATGGTTCCCTCCCAGCGGATTTGCCAGTGGATCATCGCCTCAGCCAACTGGCCGATATTTTGGCGATCGCCCTTTAG
- a CDS encoding glucose-1-phosphate adenylyltransferase — MCCWQSRGLLVKRVLAIILGGGAGTRLYPLTKLRAKPAVPLAGKYRLIDIPVSNCINSEIVKIYVLTQFNSASLNRHISRAYNFSGFQEGFVEVLAAQQTKDNPDWFQGTADAVRQYLWLFREWDVDEYLILSGDHLYRMDYAQFVKRHRETNADITLSVVPVDDRKAPELGLMKIDAQGRITDFSEKPQGEALRAMQVDTSVLGLSAEKAKLNPYIASMGIYVFKKEVLHNLLEKYEGATDFGKEIIPDSASDHNLQAYLFDDYWEDIGTIEAFYEANLALTKQPSPDFSFYNEKAPIYTRGRYLPPTKMLNSTVTESMIGEGCMIKQCRIHHSVLGIRSRIESDCTIEDTLVMGNDFYESSSERDTLKARGEIAAGIGSGTTIRRAIIDKNARIGKNVMIVNKENVQEANREELGFYIRNGIVVVIKNVTIADGTVI; from the coding sequence GTGTGTTGTTGGCAATCGAGAGGTCTGCTTGTGAAACGTGTCTTAGCGATTATCCTGGGCGGTGGGGCCGGGACCCGCCTCTATCCTTTAACCAAACTCAGAGCCAAACCCGCAGTTCCCTTGGCCGGAAAGTATCGCCTCATCGATATTCCCGTCAGTAATTGCATCAACTCAGAAATCGTTAAAATTTACGTCCTTACCCAGTTTAATTCCGCCTCCCTTAACCGTCACATCAGCCGGGCCTATAATTTTTCCGGCTTCCAAGAAGGATTTGTGGAAGTCCTCGCCGCCCAACAAACCAAAGATAATCCTGATTGGTTTCAGGGCACTGCTGATGCGGTACGGCAATACCTCTGGTTGTTTAGGGAATGGGACGTAGATGAATATCTTATTCTGTCCGGCGACCATCTCTACCGCATGGATTACGCCCAATTTGTTAAAAGACACCGGGAAACCAATGCCGACATAACCCTTTCCGTTGTGCCCGTGGATGACAGAAAGGCACCCGAGCTGGGCTTAATGAAAATCGACGCCCAGGGCAGAATTACTGACTTTTCTGAAAAGCCCCAGGGGGAAGCCCTCCGGGCCATGCAGGTGGACACCAGCGTTTTGGGCCTAAGTGCGGAGAAGGCTAAGCTTAATCCTTACATTGCCTCCATGGGCATTTACGTTTTCAAGAAGGAAGTATTGCACAACCTCCTGGAAAAATATGAAGGGGCAACGGACTTTGGCAAAGAAATCATTCCTGATTCAGCCAGTGATCACAATCTGCAAGCCTATCTCTTTGATGACTATTGGGAAGACATTGGTACCATTGAAGCCTTCTATGAGGCTAATTTAGCCCTGACCAAACAACCTAGTCCCGACTTTAGTTTTTATAACGAAAAAGCCCCCATCTATACCAGGGGTCGTTATCTTCCCCCCACCAAAATGTTGAATTCCACCGTGACGGAATCCATGATCGGGGAAGGTTGCATGATTAAGCAATGTCGCATCCACCACTCAGTTTTAGGCATTCGCAGTCGCATTGAATCTGATTGCACCATTGAGGATACTTTGGTGATGGGCAATGATTTCTACGAATCTTCATCAGAACGAGACACCCTCAAAGCCCGGGGGGAAATTGCCGCTGGCATAGGTTCCGGCACCACTATCCGCCGAGCCATCATCGACAAAAATGCCCGCATCGGCAAAAACGTCATGATTGTCAACAAGGAAAATGTCCAGGAGGCTAACCGGGAAGAGTTAGGTTTTTACATCCGCAATGGCATCGTAGTAGTGATTAAAAATGTCACGATCGCCGACGGCACGGTAATCTAG
- a CDS encoding S8 family serine peptidase: MLKHNYGHQLKQIRQILAFHCTILCQGALLAGSVFANEVYPSYLSEKGIESEFLHQSPHSLTGRKIAIGQMEMGRPVQYLWDKLGGWQPPYRLTGVFHLNQISPRNRFFDDHAGMVAQAMVSRDKRYPGVAPEARLYSTAMGPLSENLQPQQCLAGQFVSRQDGSNIRAVNLSYGESLERDARGDAQLDGNALLTLCLDWLTQQQNLLFVVAGNQGTGGIAIPTDNYNGITVAYTVQSADRQGRYDRMAFTNLSRQPEGMGKRIVEREINQGRRQGVSLVAPGSDFYLYDMKGRVEWVSGSSFASPLVTGTVALLQEFGDRQLLVNTNSSRWNLDARRPMVMKAVLLNSAVKIRNAGLGTNYTLYSSKKRDWLATEAYRDPVLPLDLEMGAGQLNARRALEQFQSGAYGPGENDLPAIAWDYGAIQPGQTISYSLSKPLKGGEFASVTLVWERLVQLLDSNGNQQYDLGESFQAQPLSNLDLFITDQGGATPVVCSSQSKVDNVEHFLCPIASTGKYTIQVKHQGGGTAPRPENYALSWWTVTN, encoded by the coding sequence TTGCTCAAACATAATTACGGTCATCAATTGAAACAAATTCGACAAATATTAGCATTCCATTGCACAATTCTCTGCCAAGGAGCGTTGCTGGCCGGTTCTGTATTTGCCAATGAAGTTTACCCTAGTTATCTCAGCGAAAAGGGCATCGAAAGTGAGTTTTTGCATCAGTCTCCCCACAGTCTAACTGGTCGCAAGATCGCCATTGGCCAGATGGAAATGGGTCGGCCAGTGCAATATCTTTGGGATAAGTTGGGCGGTTGGCAACCCCCTTACCGTTTAACAGGGGTGTTTCATCTCAATCAAATTTCCCCCCGCAATCGTTTTTTTGACGACCATGCCGGTATGGTGGCCCAGGCCATGGTTAGCCGGGATAAACGTTATCCAGGGGTAGCACCGGAAGCTCGACTTTACTCCACCGCCATGGGGCCACTATCAGAAAATTTGCAACCCCAACAATGCTTGGCCGGACAATTTGTTAGTCGCCAAGATGGGAGCAACATCCGGGCAGTCAATTTGAGCTATGGGGAGTCGTTGGAGCGGGACGCTAGGGGGGATGCCCAGTTGGACGGCAATGCTTTATTAACTTTGTGTTTAGATTGGCTGACCCAACAGCAAAATCTACTCTTTGTGGTGGCCGGAAACCAGGGTACGGGAGGCATTGCCATTCCGACGGATAACTATAATGGCATCACCGTCGCCTACACTGTCCAATCTGCCGATCGCCAGGGGCGCTATGACCGCATGGCCTTTACAAATCTGAGTCGGCAACCGGAGGGCATGGGCAAAAGAATAGTGGAACGGGAAATCAATCAGGGGAGACGCCAGGGGGTGAGCTTGGTGGCTCCAGGCAGTGATTTTTATCTGTATGACATGAAGGGGCGAGTGGAATGGGTCAGTGGCAGTAGCTTTGCCTCCCCTCTGGTGACGGGCACCGTTGCTTTATTGCAGGAATTTGGCGATCGCCAGTTATTGGTCAATACCAACAGTAGCCGCTGGAATTTAGATGCCCGCAGGCCCATGGTGATGAAAGCGGTGTTACTCAATTCAGCAGTAAAAATTCGCAATGCCGGTTTGGGCACAAACTACACTCTTTACAGCAGTAAAAAACGGGATTGGCTAGCAACGGAAGCTTACCGAGACCCCGTCCTACCGTTGGATTTGGAAATGGGAGCTGGTCAACTGAACGCCCGTCGAGCCCTAGAACAATTCCAGTCTGGAGCCTATGGGCCTGGGGAAAATGATCTCCCGGCGATCGCCTGGGATTACGGGGCAATTCAACCGGGACAGACCATCAGTTATTCTTTGTCTAAACCTTTAAAGGGAGGAGAATTTGCCAGTGTCACCCTTGTGTGGGAAAGACTAGTGCAATTGTTGGACAGTAATGGTAATCAACAATATGACCTAGGGGAGAGTTTTCAAGCCCAGCCCCTAAGTAACCTAGATCTATTTATCACTGACCAAGGCGGGGCTACCCCGGTGGTTTGTTCTTCTCAAAGCAAAGTTGATAACGTAGAACATTTTCTCTGCCCCATTGCTAGTACGGGGAAATATACTATTCAAGTCAAACATCAGGGCGGTGGAACTGCACCCCGACCAGAAAACTATGCCCTGAGTTGGTGGACTGTTACTAATTGA